The Mesobacillus jeotgali genome window below encodes:
- a CDS encoding DUF2515 domain-containing protein, whose product MELQNRQKVKLVRNPTAEEKKIINEIKRKTEQLNENNITRTKAYLDFYKKHPEIHWAFLAHMVSRNGGWSMTDLKAELLNRILSKEEKKSYFSFLERGNWLIFQDAYPQLLLYEESMKRKESLFRLLPHMNVSVFMETIWEHFWKTSNSSLLTVGLIINEQHYIEKRVIQNQKYIQEVFHTLEFEIQDILSFNQILFPYNDYGVMKLAGQTVNQFESVRERIQLGKRLYVILFDPDVLNKVEEWAIEQYHTGSRKDYWPHIFNDVHEGSPGLKYQIKLSSCKLKRGARRIYSPTLQNVWKNIQHPEAETGEWFHDIRVLEYLKEIEEPAVGNIEYEYCQTLEKLELAAFAKKIISIFD is encoded by the coding sequence GTGGAGTTGCAAAATAGGCAAAAGGTGAAGCTGGTAAGGAACCCTACAGCGGAGGAGAAAAAAATCATCAATGAGATAAAGCGGAAAACCGAACAGTTAAATGAAAATAATATTACAAGAACGAAAGCCTACCTCGATTTTTATAAGAAGCATCCGGAAATCCACTGGGCATTCCTGGCCCATATGGTTTCTCGGAATGGCGGTTGGAGCATGACTGATTTAAAAGCTGAGCTTTTAAATAGAATATTATCTAAGGAAGAAAAGAAATCCTATTTCTCCTTCCTTGAACGAGGGAATTGGCTGATCTTCCAGGATGCCTATCCACAGCTCCTGCTTTATGAAGAAAGTATGAAGAGGAAAGAATCGCTATTCAGGCTCCTTCCGCACATGAACGTATCTGTATTTATGGAGACGATATGGGAGCACTTTTGGAAGACTTCCAACTCTTCTTTGCTCACTGTAGGGCTGATCATTAATGAACAGCATTATATAGAGAAAAGAGTCATTCAAAATCAAAAGTACATCCAAGAGGTCTTTCATACACTAGAGTTTGAAATACAGGATATTTTGTCCTTCAATCAAATTCTTTTCCCATACAATGATTATGGTGTAATGAAACTGGCGGGCCAGACAGTGAACCAATTTGAGTCGGTGCGCGAAAGAATCCAACTGGGAAAGCGGCTTTATGTTATTCTATTTGATCCTGATGTCCTGAACAAGGTGGAAGAGTGGGCCATCGAACAGTACCATACAGGTTCAAGAAAGGATTACTGGCCCCATATATTTAATGACGTTCATGAAGGGAGCCCCGGACTTAAATATCAAATTAAATTGAGTTCATGCAAGCTAAAACGAGGGGCTAGAAGGATTTATAGCCCCACACTGCAAAACGTATGGAAAAACATTCAGCATCCAGAGGCAGAAACTGGAGAATGGTTTCATGATATTAGAGTCTTGGAGTATCTTAAGGAGATAGAGGAACCCGCTGTTGGAAATATAGAATATGAGTATTGCCAAACACTCGAAAAGCTTGAACTAGCAGCCTTTGCTAAAAAAATTATTTCTATATTTGATTAG